The Myxococcota bacterium region GCGCTTGGTGTGACGCAGCGCTTCCGGCGGCAGCGCGGCCAGCCCGGCGCACTTCTCCTCCGCCACGGCCAAGAGCTCGGCCGGCGCGCACACCCGGTGGGCCAAGCCGAGCTCCGCGGCGCGGGCCGGAGTCAGCCAGCCGTCGCCGAACAAGAGCTCCTGCGCGCCGCGCCAGCCGATCACGAGCGGCAGGAGGTAGCTCGAGGCGGCTTCCGGCACGACGCCCAGCGTGACGAACGGCGCGCGCAGCCGAGCGCCTTCGGCCACGTACACGAAGTCACAGTGCAGGAGGATCGTGAGCCCGATCCCCACCGCCACGCCGTTCACCGCCGCGACCAGCGGCTTGTCGAAGCGGCACAGCTCGTCGATGAATGCGCCGAACGGGTGCTCGCCGCCCGCGGGCGCGGTCGTCGACTGCGCCATCTCGGACAGGTCCTGTCCCGCCGAGAAGGCGCCGCCCGCGCCCGTGAGCAGCACCACGCGCACCGAGTCAGTGGCGCGCGCCTGCGCGAGCGCGTCGCGCAGCTCGCGCCACTGCACGCTGTTGAAGGCGTTCTTCTGGGCCGGGCGGTTCAGCGTGAGCCGGAGCACGCCGCCGGCGAGTGACTCGAGGACCGTCTCGCGCGCCATCGGCTAGCGCGCGTGCGCAGGCGCCAGCGCCTCGAGCACCTTCCAGTCGGGCAGCGGCACGCCGGCCGGGTTGATCGGCTGGATGCACACGTGCGAGGCGCCGGCATCCTGGTGCGCGCGCACCCGCTTCTGGATCGCGGCCACGTCGCCCCAGGCGATGGTCGCGTCGATGAAGCGGTCGCTGCCGCCGTTGGCGAGCTCCGCGTCGCTGAATCCCAGCCGCTTCCAGTTGTTGCGGTAGTTCTCCAGCCCGAGATAGATCGCTGCGGCGGCGCGGCCCAGCGCGCGCGCCTTCTGCGCGTCGGTCTCGAGCAGCACCTTCTGCTCCACGCATAGCCAGGCGTCGGGCCCCATCTGCTTGCGCGCGAACGCGGTGTGCTCGGGCGTGGTGAAGTAAGGGTGCGCGCCCTGGGTGGCGGTGGCCGCGAGCTTCAGCATCTGCGGCCCGAGCGCGGCCAGCACGGTCGGCGGCGGCTCGCTCGGCGGCACGGCCATGTAGGGCGCCTTGGCCATGCGCTCGAGATAAGCGCGCATGGTCTTCACCGGGCTCGCGTACACGTGACCGCGCACCCCCTCGACCATGGGCCGGTGCGAGACACCCAGGCCGAGCAGGAAGCGGTTCGCGGATTGCTCCGCGAGTGTCTTCTGGCCCGATGCGGTGGCC contains the following coding sequences:
- a CDS encoding TIGR03620 family F420-dependent LLM class oxidoreductase; this encodes MRLGPLGVWYFTESLSASQAAEMAQRIESLGYSALWLPEALGRNPFAQAAWLLAKTQRLIVATGIASIYARDPAATASGQKTLAEQSANRFLLGLGVSHRPMVEGVRGHVYASPVKTMRAYLERMAKAPYMAVPPSEPPPTVLAALGPQMLKLAATATQGAHPYFTTPEHTAFARKQMGPDAWLCVEQKVLLETDAQKARALGRAAAAIYLGLENYRNNWKRLGFSDAELANGGSDRFIDATIAWGDVAAIQKRVRAHQDAGASHVCIQPINPAGVPLPDWKVLEALAPAHAR
- a CDS encoding enoyl-CoA hydratase-related protein encodes the protein MARETVLESLAGGVLRLTLNRPAQKNAFNSVQWRELRDALAQARATDSVRVVLLTGAGGAFSAGQDLSEMAQSTTAPAGGEHPFGAFIDELCRFDKPLVAAVNGVAVGIGLTILLHCDFVYVAEGARLRAPFVTLGVVPEAASSYLLPLVIGWRGAQELLFGDGWLTPARAAELGLAHRVCAPAELLAVAEEKCAGLAALPPEALRHTKRLLLATRDAQVRAARAAEDEAFRVRVGSPENLEAVRAFFEKRPPDFAKLSRS